ACAGGCACTGTCCAAGCCGATAGAACTGTCTGCGCTGGCCGGAGATGCGGGTAGCAAAGCCGCCTACACCCGAAGCCCCATCTCAGATGGCTGCGGGCGAGGGACCTGCTTGTCATGAGACCGGAGAGCTACACAAATCGAGGGAACCTTGTCTATTTTTTCGAGTCTGCAACCTTTCCGGGAAGTCGGCCGTCTGTAAGATTGCCCGACACAGTGAGGGGAAATATGGAAAGGGGAAAGACAATAATGAAAAAATACATGACAAAGCCCGTTCTGGCCGTATTGGCTGCCGCTACGATTATCGGGGGCACAGCGCCGATTCTGGCCAATGCCAGTTCTCTCAGCGGCAGTCCTGCAACAAAAGTCGTTATGAACGAAGAAGGCAAGCAGGTCACTCGTTACAATTTGAAAGAATTGGCGGAAAAGGACCCGGCTACGCTGAATCTTCTCTTGAAAACGCAAGCCGATCATCTGTACATCGTCGTGGACAAACTGAATCTCGACGTAAAAATGCAGACCTTTATCGAACAAAATGAAGCGGAATGGAACCGCATCTACAATCAGTATTACAGCGACATCTACCTGGAAGTGCGGTTGAACGAGGAGGACCAAGGCTTTCTGAGCCTGACACCGGAAACCAAGGAGAACACGACCTACCTGAGGGGGGAAGTGACGGAAGACGTCACCAAAGTCGTGGTCGTCAAGCCAAACGGCGATACGATCGAGGTCGTGCCGACGGCCAAAGATACCTTTACCGTGAGCTTTGCGGCCGTCGTCAGTGCCACCCCCAAGTACGCTACCGTGAAGGCGTATGTCGACGACAAACTGGTTGACACGCGTGAGGTGCAAGTGAATACCGGGACAGTGGTGGACAGCGACGTAGTCATTCATACCCAGGCCGTACTGGATAAAAGCAAGGGCGAACTGAAAGTAAACGGGGTCGTAAATACCGAACATGGCAAGGTAGTCGTCACCTATGACGGCGAAACGAGAGGGGCCGGGGTGAAAAAGCTGTGGGAAGGCGTCGGTTCCTACTCGGTTACCTTCAAAGATGCCGTAGCGGGCAAAGGAAAAGTCCTGGTCGAAGTGTACAAGGACGGCAAAAAACTGGATTCTGAGTGGGTGGAAGTGGTTGTAACCGGAAAAGAGGAAAAACGGTCCAAACCAGATCCGGCCAAGCCTGACACGTACACGATCACCGGAAAAGCCAAGCTGGATGCCAAAGACAAGGAAATCGAAGTAGAAGGAAAAGTAAGCGGCTACGCCAAGAACAAGAAGGCGAAGCTATACGTGATTGCGCCAGACGGAAACAGACATGAAGTGAAGGTGGATGACGAAGGCGAGTTTGAGGCAAAGCTGTCGTACAAAAACCGTTCGTACAGCGCCAAATCCGTCCGTCTGGAACTGGTGATCGACGGCAAGACTGTCGCGACTGCCGACATCCCTCATGGCACACCGGTTAACGGGGAGGAAAAGGGCAAGGGCAAAGAGAAGAAGCATCCAAACGGCAATGCCTACGGCTATTGGAAAAAACACGGCAATGATGATCACGGCGACGATGACCGTGACGATGAACGGGATGACGACTAAGGCTGACCGTAATAACCGGCTACGTAGTCAACAATTTGGCGAATGTAGTCGCCGATAATGGGGACAGCGAAGAATTTGCTCAGGACGGAGCCCAGCAGGGCGAGTACAATGGCTGTTCCGATCGTCAGTCCCAAGCCCCGTGCCAAGCCTGCGAGGAAATTCGTGACAAGCAGCTTGCGCGGGGCTGTATAATTTTGAATCACGTCAGCCAGGCGAATATCCTCCAAAAACAGGGCGATTTTGTCCATGCGCTCGTTTAGCTTGCGCACTTCCTGCAATTCGGCGAGCAGTTGATCGATCTTTTCTAACAGGCGGTCCACAGGGGTAGTCTGCATCTGAAAATCTCCTCCTGTCATCTGTTGTTCCAAGTATCTAACAGTCTAGGGAAAATGAGGGCAAGAATCAAGCGGGACCGGAAAGGTTTGCCTATCGTTACCCTGACAGGTACAATAGACATGACATTACTTTATGACGAGGAGGCTTCGGAATGGCTGAGACTGTATCCCAGACACTTTCGGAGGAATTGTTTGGGCTGTTGCAACAGGAGCGCTTTGTGACGCTGGGTACGATTGACCACGAGTCAGGAGCTCCTTCGCTCAGCTCGCTTTCCTGGACATACGCGGCTACCCCGCAAGTCATCCGGTTTGCGGTCGATAATCGCTCGCGCATCCTGGCCAATATTGCCAAACAGCCGCAAGTCGTTCTGCACTTGATCGGCGCCGGTTCATCCTACGCGATCAATGGCCGGGCGGTCGTAAAAACCGAACGGATGGAGAATGTTCCGCTGAAGCTGGCGATGGTGGAAGTGACGATTGAAGCTGTACGCGATGTCATGTTCTACGGCTCGCGTATCTCTGTGGAACCCCAGTATGAAAAAACGTATGACAAAAATGCGGCGGCCAAGCTGGACAATCAGGTGATGACCGCGCTGCGCGGGGCTGAATAAAAGTAGACAGCAGCAAAAAGAAATAAGTTGACAGTTTCTTATTTTTTCCGGTAGTATTAGGATCAATCAAATGAATAGCAAACTTCTTATCCAGAGTGGCGGAGGGACTGGCCCGATGATGCCCGGCAACCAATTTTCCTGTGATCCTTGTATGA
This sequence is a window from Brevibacillus composti. Protein-coding genes within it:
- a CDS encoding DUF5665 domain-containing protein, producing MQTTPVDRLLEKIDQLLAELQEVRKLNERMDKIALFLEDIRLADVIQNYTAPRKLLVTNFLAGLARGLGLTIGTAIVLALLGSVLSKFFAVPIIGDYIRQIVDYVAGYYGQP
- a CDS encoding pyridoxamine 5'-phosphate oxidase family protein, which produces MAETVSQTLSEELFGLLQQERFVTLGTIDHESGAPSLSSLSWTYAATPQVIRFAVDNRSRILANIAKQPQVVLHLIGAGSSYAINGRAVVKTERMENVPLKLAMVEVTIEAVRDVMFYGSRISVEPQYEKTYDKNAAAKLDNQVMTALRGAE